From the Carassius carassius chromosome 45, fCarCar2.1, whole genome shotgun sequence genome, one window contains:
- the LOC132126909 gene encoding myocyte-specific enhancer factor 2C-like isoform X2 has product MGRKKIQIARIMDERNRQVTFTKRKFGLMKKAYELSVLCDCEIALIIFNSTNKLFQYASTDMDKVLLKYTEYNEPHESRTNSDIVETLRKKGLNGCDSPDIDAEDSGHSPESGDKYCKINEDIDLMISRQRLCAIPQSNYDMPISIPVSNPNSLIYSHPGASLGNPNMLPLAHPSLQRNSMSPGVTHRPPSAGNTGGLMGPDLSSGVGTSAGNGYGNHRNSPGLLVSPGSMSKNMQTKSPPPMTMSMSNRKPDLRVLIPPGSKNTMPSINQRINNSQSAQSLSTPVVSVATPTLPGQGMGGYPSALSTSYGTEYSLSSADLSSLTGFNSSASLHLGSMTGWPQNMQHSGLVHLGNCTSTQLCQSSTLSLPSNQSLHIKSEPVSPPRDRAGGTPGGYTQPPPQQQQPASQQGQLRQDAGRSPVDSLSSCGSSYEGSDREEHRIDFHSPMGLMRPSPDERQSPSVKRMRLSEGWAS; this is encoded by the exons GTTACGTTTACAAAGAGGAAGTTTGGACTAATGAAGAAGGCCTATGAGCTGAGCGTTCTGTGTGACTGTGAGATCGCCCTCATCATCTTCAACAGCACTAATAAACTGTTCCAGTACGCCAGCACCGACATGGACAAAGTTCTGCTTAAATACACTGAGTACAATGAACCCCATGAGAGTCGGACTAATTCGGACATCGTGGAG ACTCTGAGGAAGAAGGGTCTAAACGGCTGTGACAGTCCTGATATCGATGCTGAAGATTCAGGCCACAGTCCAGAATCTGGGGACAAATATTGTAAAATCAATGAGGACATTGACCTGATGATCAGCAGGCAGAGACTGTGT GCCATCCCCCAGTCTAATTATGACATGCCCATCTCAATCCCTGTGAGCAACCCCAACAGCCTGATCTACAGCCACCCGGGAGCGTCTCTGGGCAACCCCAACATGCTGCCGCTGGCCCACCCCTCCCTCCAGAGGAACAGCATGTCCCCTGGAGTGACCCACCGGCCCCCGAGTGCAGGAAACACAG GTGGCCTTATGGGTCCAGACCTCAGCAGCGGAGTGGGCACCAGCGCTG GAAACGGGTATGGAAACCACCGCAACTCCCCTGGTCTGCTGGTCTCTCCGGGGAGCATGAGCAAGAACATGCAGACCAAATCTCCTCCGCCCATGACCATGAGCATGAGCAACCGCAAGCCCGACCTGCGCGTCCTCATCCCTCCCGGCTCAAAAAACACCATGCCCTCCATC AACCAGAGAATAAACAACTCCCAGTCGGCCCAGTCTCTGAGCACACCGGTGGTGTCTGTAGCCACGCCCACTCTGCCAGGACAGGGAATGGGTGGCTACCCATCAGCCCTCTCTACCTCATACGGTACAG AATATTCTCTCAGCAGTGCAGACCTGTCCTCTCTGACTGGTTTTAACAGCTCGGCTTCTCTTCATCTGGGTTCGATGACCGGCTGGCCGCAAAACATGCAGCATTCTGGTCTTGTACATCTAGG GAACTGCACCAGCACGCAGTTATGTCAGAGCTCCACCCTCTCACTGCCATCCAATCAGAGCTTGCACATCAAGTCTGAACCCGTGTCTCCTCCCAGAGACCGGGCCGGAGGCACCCCGGGGGGCTACACCCAGCCTCCACCCCAGCAGCAGCAGCCGGCATCTCAGCAGGGTCAACTGCGGCAGGACGCGGGCCGCTCTCCGGTCGACAGCCTGAGCAGCTGTGGCAGCTCGTACGAGGGCAGCGACCGCGAGGAGCACCGCATCGACTTCCACTCGCCCATGGGACTGATGAGACCCTCTCCGGACGAGCGACAAAGCCCGTCTGTCAAGCGCATGCGTCTGTCCGAGGGCTGGGCTTCCTGA
- the LOC132126909 gene encoding myocyte-specific enhancer factor 2C-like isoform X1, with translation MGRKKIQIARIMDERNRQVTFTKRKFGLMKKAYELSVLCDCEIALIIFNSTNKLFQYASTDMDKVLLKYTEYNEPHESRTNSDIVETLRKKGLNGCDSPDIDAEDSGHSPESGDKYCKINEDIDLMISRQRLCAIPQSNYDMPISIPVSNPNSLIYSHPGASLGNPNMLPLAHPSLQRNSMSPGVTHRPPSAGNTGGLMGPDLSSGVGTSAGNGYGNHRNSPGLLVSPGSMSKNMQTKSPPPMTMSMSNRKPDLRVLIPPGSKNTMPSISEDVDMLLNQRINNSQSAQSLSTPVVSVATPTLPGQGMGGYPSALSTSYGTEYSLSSADLSSLTGFNSSASLHLGSMTGWPQNMQHSGLVHLGNCTSTQLCQSSTLSLPSNQSLHIKSEPVSPPRDRAGGTPGGYTQPPPQQQQPASQQGQLRQDAGRSPVDSLSSCGSSYEGSDREEHRIDFHSPMGLMRPSPDERQSPSVKRMRLSEGWAS, from the exons GTTACGTTTACAAAGAGGAAGTTTGGACTAATGAAGAAGGCCTATGAGCTGAGCGTTCTGTGTGACTGTGAGATCGCCCTCATCATCTTCAACAGCACTAATAAACTGTTCCAGTACGCCAGCACCGACATGGACAAAGTTCTGCTTAAATACACTGAGTACAATGAACCCCATGAGAGTCGGACTAATTCGGACATCGTGGAG ACTCTGAGGAAGAAGGGTCTAAACGGCTGTGACAGTCCTGATATCGATGCTGAAGATTCAGGCCACAGTCCAGAATCTGGGGACAAATATTGTAAAATCAATGAGGACATTGACCTGATGATCAGCAGGCAGAGACTGTGT GCCATCCCCCAGTCTAATTATGACATGCCCATCTCAATCCCTGTGAGCAACCCCAACAGCCTGATCTACAGCCACCCGGGAGCGTCTCTGGGCAACCCCAACATGCTGCCGCTGGCCCACCCCTCCCTCCAGAGGAACAGCATGTCCCCTGGAGTGACCCACCGGCCCCCGAGTGCAGGAAACACAG GTGGCCTTATGGGTCCAGACCTCAGCAGCGGAGTGGGCACCAGCGCTG GAAACGGGTATGGAAACCACCGCAACTCCCCTGGTCTGCTGGTCTCTCCGGGGAGCATGAGCAAGAACATGCAGACCAAATCTCCTCCGCCCATGACCATGAGCATGAGCAACCGCAAGCCCGACCTGCGCGTCCTCATCCCTCCCGGCTCAAAAAACACCATGCCCTCCATC TCGGAGGATGTTGACATGTTGCTG AACCAGAGAATAAACAACTCCCAGTCGGCCCAGTCTCTGAGCACACCGGTGGTGTCTGTAGCCACGCCCACTCTGCCAGGACAGGGAATGGGTGGCTACCCATCAGCCCTCTCTACCTCATACGGTACAG AATATTCTCTCAGCAGTGCAGACCTGTCCTCTCTGACTGGTTTTAACAGCTCGGCTTCTCTTCATCTGGGTTCGATGACCGGCTGGCCGCAAAACATGCAGCATTCTGGTCTTGTACATCTAGG GAACTGCACCAGCACGCAGTTATGTCAGAGCTCCACCCTCTCACTGCCATCCAATCAGAGCTTGCACATCAAGTCTGAACCCGTGTCTCCTCCCAGAGACCGGGCCGGAGGCACCCCGGGGGGCTACACCCAGCCTCCACCCCAGCAGCAGCAGCCGGCATCTCAGCAGGGTCAACTGCGGCAGGACGCGGGCCGCTCTCCGGTCGACAGCCTGAGCAGCTGTGGCAGCTCGTACGAGGGCAGCGACCGCGAGGAGCACCGCATCGACTTCCACTCGCCCATGGGACTGATGAGACCCTCTCCGGACGAGCGACAAAGCCCGTCTGTCAAGCGCATGCGTCTGTCCGAGGGCTGGGCTTCCTGA